Proteins encoded in a region of the Diospyros lotus cultivar Yz01 chromosome 9, ASM1463336v1, whole genome shotgun sequence genome:
- the LOC127809270 gene encoding uncharacterized protein LOC127809270 encodes MSTSLSSSSLENDHSATAHEFRPGKNMATSVYGTILAGQSCLITVTWRKNVLLHGLSLSLQGPDQHGNCCYKVEFSTWFSRRKEGSEQLLAGDKTVDLVWDLMAANFNGQIEPQSNYYIAIACDQELVLLLGNLEQEAFTRTGCSLLLDPLFVSRKDHLSGKKLFLTRSKFHKRRACHEISVDCYNDSSEECDPHMEIRIDGNLVLQVRHLQWNFRGNEFIDVEEAPLEVCWDVHGWLFSPELRHSLAIFQRTPSSPSPPPALAALSPLSSSLGSTMLPSPQPANSTAGEECRTGNLPCFLVVSVYMDGSDELG; translated from the coding sequence ATGTCGACAtcactctcttcttcttctcttgagaACGATCACTCCGCAACTGCACACGAGTTTAGGCCAGGCAAGAACATGGCAACCTCTGTTTATGGAACCATACTCGCCGGCCAAAGCTGTTTGATAACTGTTACATGGCGCAAGAATGTGTTGCTTCATGGGCTATCTTTATCTCTTCAAGGACCAGATCAACATGGAAATTGCTGCTACAAGGTTGAGTTCAGTACCTGGTTTTCCAGGCGGAAAGAAGGCTCCGAGCAGCTACTCGCCGGCGATAAGACTGTTGATCTGGTTTGGGACCTCATGGCTGCTAATTTCAATGGTCAAATTGAGCCGCAGTCAAACTACTACATCGCCATTGCATGTGATCAAGAGCTCGTGCTTCTGCTCGGCAACCTGGAACAAGAAGCCTTCACAAGGACTGGCTGCAGCCTTCTGCTTGATCCTCTCTTTGTTTCGAGGAAGGACCATTTATCTGGCAAGAAGTTGTTCTTGACAAGAAGCAAGTTTCATAAACGCAGAGCGTGTCACGAGATTTCAGTCGACTGCTACAATGACTCTTCGGAAGAGTGTGATCCACACATGGAGATAAGAATCGATGGGAATTTAGTCCTGCAAGTGAGGCACCTTCAGTGGAACTTCAGGGGCAACGAGTTCATCGACGTTGAGGAAGCTCCACTGGAGGTCTGCTGGGATGTCCATGGCTGGCTCTTTAGCCCGGAACTGAGGCATTCTCTTGCCATTTTTCAGCGGACACCGTCGTCCCCATCTCCGCCACCAGCCCTGGCGGCTTTGTCGCCATTGTCATCATCGTTGGGATCGACAATGTTGCCATCACCTCAGCCTGCAAATAGCACTGCAGGAGAAGAGTGTCGTACTGGCAATTTGCCCTGTTTTTTGGTTGTTTCT